A region of Anolis carolinensis isolate JA03-04 unplaced genomic scaffold, rAnoCar3.1.pri scaffold_7, whole genome shotgun sequence DNA encodes the following proteins:
- the tmem38a gene encoding trimeric intracellular cation channel type A isoform X3, with protein sequence MLYCFGSYILADLLLGGAPLDCFSNNGSILLATAVWYLTFFCPLNLFYKCVSFLPVKLVFVAMKEVVRGRKIAAGVHHAHHAYHHGWAVMVIIGFVKGLPQHKTFNKIKQGILHTPNVQYVLPVSAGSGVALMSNFEQLLRGVWKPETNELLHMTFPSKASLYGALLFTLQQTHWLPVSKVTLLFSFTLFMMVCKVFMTATHSHGSPFALVEGPLCSVLFGSAPPAAHEDPHQHHYEPSHHHPQHEPPAKSREELNEGTRKRKAKKAE encoded by the exons ATGCTCTACTGCTTTGGCAGCTACATCCTGGCCGACCTGCTCCTCGGCGGAGCTCCCCTCGACTGCTTCAGCAACAATGGCAGCatcctcctggccaccgctgtctg GTACCTGACCTTCTTCTGCCCGCTGAACCTCTTCTACAAGTGCGTCAGCTTCCTGCCGGTCAAGCTGGTCTTTGTGGCCATGAAGGAGGTGGTGCGGGGGCGCAAGATCGCGGCCGGCGTCCACCACGCCCACCACGCCTACCACCACGGCTGGGCCGTCATGGTCATCATCGGATTCGTCAAAG GTCTCCCCCAGCACAAAACATTCAATAAAATTAAACAAGGAATCCTTCACACCCCTAATGTCCAGTATGTCCTTCCTGTCTCCGCAGGGTCCGGCGTGGCCTTAATGTCCAACTTTGAGCAGCTGCTGCGCGGCGTTTGGAAGCCGGAGACCAACGAGCTCCTCCATATGACCTT CCCTTCCAAAGCCAGCCTCTACGGCGCCCTGCTCTTCACCCTCCAGCAGACCCACTGGCTGCCTGTCTCCAAAGTcaccctcctcttctccttcaccCTCTTCATGATGGTCTGCAAG GTCTTCATGACAGCCACGCACTCGCACGGCTCCCCATTTGCCCTGGTGGAAGGACCCCTCTGCTCCGTCCTCTTTGGCTCGGCACCCCCCGCCGCCCACGAAGACCCCCACCAGCACCACTACGAGCCCAGCCACCACCACCCCCAGCACGAGCCGCCGGCCAAGTCCCGGGAGGAGCTGAACGAGGGCACACGCAAGCGCAAGGCCAAGAAGGCCgaatga